CATTTGGTTTCTGGGATGTTCAGTGCAACACAAACAGGACTTTGTCCCATGGAACATACCAGTGATGTGACGCTGGTGGGGGGTTTAATTACTCAACACACAAAATGTATCACATAAAGCTCAGACCAGACTGCGGGGGAAAAGGCGGGGAAGTACCTAGCAGGCAGTTGCGCTACTGACATTCTGTAGCTGGCCAGATGTTCCATGGGCATACTGTATTTATTGAATACAATTTATCTGTGAATGGAGCTGATTTGTAGCTATACATAGCTATGTATTCTTACCATTTATCACTTTATTGTTTTAGGTGCAATGATCAAAACTGTCAACAGCACTGTCCTCCTAAATTAGAAGTTAAAACAACAAATCCTGAAGGTACGTCTACTAGAACATCTCATTTGATTTCCTTGCATTTCCTATACCACATTGGGTGCTGCCGAATGTGCAATTTATGACTGAACCGAAAAAAACCCTCCTACAAGTGTTTTGCTTTGAGGAAGACCCAGATCCTCAGTGAGGGTGATTGCAGAAGAACATTAAGCTGAAGCTAGGACCAGACCCTCATTGAGGGTGATTGCAGAAGAACATTAAGCTGAAGCTAGGACCAGATCCTCAGTGAGGGTGATTGCAGAAGAACATTAAGCTGAAGCTAGGACCAGACCCTCATTGAGGGTGATTGCAGAAGAACATTAAGCTGAAGCTAGGACCAGATCCTCAGTGAGGGTGATTGAAGAAGAACATTAAGCTGAAGCTAGGACCAGATCCTCAGTGAGGGTGATTGCAGAAGAACATTAAGCTGAAGCTAGGACCAGATCCTCAGTGAGGGTGATTGCAGAAGAACATTAAGCTGAAGCTAGGACCAGATCCTCAGTGAGGGTGATTGCAGAAGAACATTAAGCTGAAGCTAGGACCAGATCCTCAGTGAGGGTGATTGCAGAAGAACATTAAGCTGAAGCTAGGACCAGATCCTCAGTGAGGGTGATTGCAGAAGAACATTAAGCTGAAGCTAGGACCAGATCCTCAGTGAGGGTGATTGCAGAAGAACATTAAGCTGAAGCTAGGACCAGATCCTCAGTGAGGGTGATTGCAGAAGAACATTAAGCTGAAGCTAGGACCAGATCCTCAGTGAGGGTGATTGCAGAAGAACATTAAGCTTTGGGAGATGGTCAACCTCACTGCCCTGCTCTGCTTTTTCTGAAGAGTTATACAAAATGGGACAGTACTGTGGGGGCGCACTAGTGCAGTTTGGACCAAGGTTGCTACCTTTTATCTTCACCTTTAAAGAATGGCACCAATGCACCACAGCCCTTTGTAGGATACACCCTGAGcacatatatgtgtatgtgttacATAGCAAGTACTGTACTTTGTGTTGTAGTTACTTACCCTCCCCGAGGCTGAGTTAAATGCCATTTGTATTTCAGAAATCCCTTATTGGCTGTATGCACTGCTGGGCCTCCTATCTCTCATATGTTTGGCTGGTGTGACGACTCTCATTGTTCGCAAACATTTGAAGAAGTACATTTGGAACGCTCACAAGGTGCCGTCACCGAGTTCCATGACAGGTAAATtagtatctgtgtgtgtgtcttcactACTGCAAGTTATTTTGTTCACCGGAGCCTTAATTGATCCTGTTCATATCATATCATGAGATGCCTTAGAAAATGTTCCTCAAGTTGGAGAATTCCTGAGTAACTGATGGAAGTATTTCATTTCAATTCCATGATGATGTGCCTGTTGTTTTTATGGATCTTGGAACCCATGATCATACAAAATATTTTAGTGAGAAAAGGGCAGCtagaaaatgcaagaaaatttgATAAACATCCAAAGGTTCTCCATCTTTGTTGAGGTTAAGGAAAGGAGGAATGTCCCTCAAGTTCAAAAGAACTTTAAAAGAATTCTGTAGGACAGTAATGAAGTCCTTTGACCATTTAGACAATGTACTATGTACaactattataattattaacatttatttataaagcgccaacatatcccgcagcgctgtacaataagtgggtttcatacactggacatacagagtaacatataaagcaatcaataaccgatacaggaggtgaagagagccctgcccaaaagagcttacaatcaactaCTTtggatatctagtataaataaatctaaagcaactggacgtttcactactcatccgagcagcttcttcactactcatccaagcagcttcttcagttcaactggtatgggaagtcctcagcatatgtactcttccactaatccaatcacaatggcacttcccataccagtcagttgaactgaagaagctgctcagatgagtagtgaagaagctgctcggatgagtagtgaagaagctgctcggatgagtagtgaagaagctgctcagatgagtagtgaagaagctgctcggatgagtagtgaagaagctgctcagatgagtagtgaagaagctgctcggatgagtagtgaagaagctgctcagatgagtagtgaagaagctgctcggatgagtagtgaaacgtcttcaatgattacttaacaagtccagttgctttagatttatttatactagatataccatgacctggatgaatgaagaTCTTCATAGTAAACTACTTTGGATATGATCCTTCCTCTTGTTCTGCTGATGTACAGAAATAGCTCCCAAGATCAATGGAACATAGTCAATAGATCTAAGTTGACTACATTTTTGGACAGTCTTAAAAAGCAAGTACATTTTCTTGTCAGTTACTGAAATTCCTTTTTGTCTTTGCTGTCAGTAGTCGCTATTTGATGTTTTTATCATTTCTTATGAGTATGCTACATGCACCATAACTTCCCCTCCTCTTAcagcttttttattattattttttattatagatCCAAAGTCTCTGAGTGAATCTCCATTAGTAAGTAATCTACTTGTTTCTTCCATATTGTTTTTATGGAGTTTGGTTGTATCTTCCTTTTCAACAGACTGGGAAGCTATCAAGGGGTAGATGCCAGATTATTGGGTGTGCcttcaaaaataatattaatattgttcATGGCAGTGGGGTAACTAAAGGGTAAATGAACCCTGCAGTTGATCTTTATTACCTACCTGGCTTGAATGGCCGGGGAGTGGGGAATACAAGCAGGTAGGTAGGCTGGAGGGTGGAGGGAGGGCCAGGTAGGTATGTACTGGGCCCCTCTGTACATTGtgttttgcaggggggcccagcacagCATTGTTCCTCCACTGGTTCAAGGGGTTCCAAATGTTCATTTTGTAAGGGGCCCCTGTGGAAGAAGTGGGTTTCTGATGGTAGCGCTGCTGGGAGATAGTCAGTCCTTTTGCtacatataaacaaccataaTGTCTGTCAGTAATGCTTGGCCAATTATGGCCtcataaataaatcattaaacatataaataactatatataatcATATCTGGGGGCCAGATAATGGCAGCCATAGTTGGCTGATAGCAGATCGAAGTGGCAGATTTcaatattttgtgtgttttttgtagATTGTGAAAACCGAGGACCCACAGTCGGTGAGCTCTATCTCAGGAAACATAGTCCATACTGGGCAGTATGTGCAGGGGGCCGAGGAGGTGCTCTGCAAGTCTCTCCCACTGCCCGATGTCACGCAACCAACTCGCATCCAGTGTTTTCAGGGTACGTTACCAGGGTTGGAAATAACTTATATGGGGTTATTTAAGGcacaaaataaaaggatattaagGGATCGTGTATCTGGATTAtagaggaggagtcatatggtaGGCAAGCAGACGTTAGTAGATGGTTGAATAAGGTAAGAGGAGGAGTTATaatgaagcaataggaggagtcaTAAAAAAAGCTAAATGGTGATACAGGAAGGCGGTAAAATGAGGTTACAGGAGTAGTTAGCATGGAGAAGTTATggaaataaattatagtaggcaAAAGGAGTAAGAGTAAGAAGCTAAGTAGAAATTAAGAGGAAGGATTACATGAGGCAATATAATGAGTTATGGGAGGGGTTATGTGAGGAAGGAGGAGTTATATTGATGGGTTATAGGGACGGATATTATAATGCAATATAagaagttatagggaggagttatgTAAGAAAATGTGGGGGGTTATATGGAAGGATTATGTGAGGTCAAAAGAAGACTTATAGGGAGGCAACAGAAGGGGTTATAAGAAAGGATTCTATGAGTCAATAGGAGATATATGGGGCAGACACTGTAAGATTTTCTCACATGATACAGGCAATATTGGCCCATAGTTATATGGGTAAAGGAAACTTTTAGAAGCGCGTGGCCATGGGGTAACTGTGAAGCTTATTGGGTACTGTCCCCTAATGAAACCCATTTTGGTTTGTTTCTTCTGTAGATCCAGTGGAACTGTACACTCTGGTCGACAACATCCCTATACCCCGCTGGAAGGAGTTCGCCAGGCGCCTGGGCCTCAGTGATAATGACATTGACAGATCGGAAAGAGATAACCGGTGCTGCAGGGACGCGCAATACGACATGCTTCAGACCTGGAAGGACAGGGTGGGACACTCTGGGTCTACAAGAGACACAGTTTGCAAAGTCTTGAGGGAGATGGAATTAGCGGGATGTATAGAAAAGATCCAGGAATGTCTCTAGCTGCCAGTGTTTGGGCATCGGAAACTCTACGCCAGCCATAGGATAACAAGTGTCATTGGACTCATCTGTAGTTCAGAACCAGCACTGCTGAAAGGGGCTACAGGAATGTACAGGACTTCATATCGTAGTTTGTATATTGTCAGTTTTGAACCTATTTTTTGCCAATTGTATCTTTTCTACAACCAGGTGTAACTAGGTGCTACCTCACATTCGGCTTCTTCAAAGGTGCAAACTTTTCCATATTATCTGATTCCTATGTCAAGTGTTGTGCCAGGAATCATATATTTTATAGTAAGGCTCTTTGCctaattggaaaaaaaactaactttagattgcaagctctacagggcaaGGACGCTGTGCTGGAAAATTTTGGACAACATTGTGTAAATCttgtaacatttattaaaaaaatatatatatagacatagtaTGACTATATGCGTATATGGGTACCCATGCTTTGTATAGCTACATGGGAGACTGAATTGTTCCAGTATAGGGACACCATGGGTACTCAGCTCTGAGCATCTGTGCTGCACAATTAAGCTGGGGGccacatgttaaaggaacagtaacatcacaaAACAAAGGAGCTGGGACAAAGGAGAAgaggcccaggttacatagcaaataacagataaactctgtagaatataatggggttttatctgggGTTTTATCACACTttcgaaaaaatttgccaatcatAAAATGCTAAATTTGTGCCAAATGCCTGCCAAAGAAATGTTCAATAATTCATCACTAATAAGAAGCTATTTAGAAGTGCCTAGAGATTAAGGGGAAGGATTACATGAGGCAATAAGAGGAGTTATGGGAGAAAGGAGAAGTTATATGGAGAGGTTTAGGGAAGGATTATATGAGGTAATataaggagttatagggaggagttatgTGAGgaaggaggagttatatggagagGTTTAGGGAAGGATTATATGAGGTTATataaggagttatagggaggagttatgTGAGGAAGGAGGAGTTATTTGGAGAGGTTTATGGAAGGATTATATAAGGTAATATAagaagttatagggaggagttatgAGAGGAAGGAGGAGTTATTTGGAGAGGTTTAGGGAAGGATTATATGAGGTAATATAAGGAGTTATAAGGAGGAGTTATGTGAGGAAGGAGGAGTTATTTGGAGAGGTTTAGGGAAGGATTATATAAGGTAATATAaggggttatagggaggagttatgTGAGgaaggaggagttatatggagagGTTTAGGGAAGGATTATATAAGGTAATATAAGGGGTAATAGGGAGGAGTTATGTGAGgaaggaggagttatatggagagGTTTATGGAAGGATTATATGAGGTAATATAaggggttatagggaggagttatgTGAGGAAGGAGGAGTTATTTGGAGAGGTTTAGGGAAGGATTATATAAGGTAATataaggagttatagggaggagttatgTGAGAAAATGTGAGGGGTTATAGGGAAGGATTTTTTGGGTGCAGCCTATTATAGTGAGACATCCCATGACTAAAATTCTGACTCTCAGCAGCTGAGGCTACACTTTCTCAGCATTTGGCCTCTAGCCCAATCTCTAGGACTGGCATGGTCACCCCGTGGCCCCAGCCTTGTGGCATAAATAGAGATCCTGGAGCAATTTTGCACCTTGTATAGCACCCAAACTTGGAGCAACATAATAGTAAATGAGACCTTTGTGATGAAAAAGCCACTTCACTACACTAAACACAAAATGGAGGCTATATTTTCCCTCGTGAATAAGGACAGCCCTGTAGTGAAGAGGAAAAACAACCACCGTGTCTTGAAAATATGTGGTCAGCACTTCAACCCCCAGGCTCACCGGGACGCGCCGCTTCCTCATTCACCCAAATAGCTCCGCACGTGACAGAACCTGCTGTGGCGCCTTCCGCTTCTGCCATGTTGTGCCATACTCAGCTACAattctcattgaaaccactgatACATGCATAAAATGCGCAACCATGTTCTTTCcctctgtaaatgataaggatattagcagtcactgaggggttctgtgcccatataaaggcacaaggctgcaggctgagttatacagggaactctgagtatcactcatgtattataagggataatgtaccccctactgtaaatgataaggatattagcagtcactgaggggttctgtgcccatataaaggcacaaggctgcaggctgagttatacagggaactctgagtatcactcatgtataagggataatgtaccccctactgtaaatgataaggatattagcagtcactgaggggttctgtgcccatataaaggcacaaggctgcaggctgagttatacagggaactctgagtatcactcatgtattataagggataatgtaccccctactgtaaatgataaggatattagcagtcactgaggggttctgtgcccatataaaggcacaaggctgcaggctgagttatacagggaactctgagtatcactcatgtattataagggataatgtaccccctactgtaaatgataaggatattaggataTTTAGTATAATAATAACACATTACAGCAGGATTTGTTTCACAGGGTTATAAGGCTGCTGAGTGGCATCAGTTACACAGACTTCTCTGTACGGAGCCCATCTGAATTGGGAAACTGCTAACTTGCAGAAACCACTTCTTCCCAAAGACTGTTGAGAAATAGACAGATGTGACACATGAGAGGAAATACACAGGGAGGAAGTGAAACGAATGAGTGGCCTGGGGGCTAAATGTGCGGGAGGTGGTATTTTGGCCTGTAAGTGTCATGGAAACTACGAAGTGGTCATAAGAGAGAGTGACCCTGTAATGGGGTAACTAAAAGGGAATGGATTTTATAACTATGGGGACACTGAGAATGTTAATTGAAATCAGGACCTTTACTTGGCCTTTATGTAACTATGCCTCCATGTTTGATATTAGTTCCTAGTGCGGCACTATTACTATATATAAAGCAGGGCCGGAGTCTCACTGGGCCGGATAGGGGCCACTAGAGAACTTGATACTGAGGGCCGGACCCTTTGGCGGGTTTTAAAAGCAGACACAAACCGCTGTATGATCATACAACGTTATCACGCCATGATGTTCCTTGCCGTGTGATGATGTCAGAGGTGGGGTTCATGGGGCGCAATATGGAGGGTTTCTGCCCGGTTTTCAGAtgtcagatttactaaaactctaacttttctcatttttttttattttaaaattcaaacaaaCTCGTTTCCACGTATGTCTCCCATTTACGTAAAAATCTGAAATGGAAAAGTCGCGgaaattctgaatttttcaaTTTGTCGCCTGAAAACGGAGACTTTTTTGAACTGTCGCCCAAAAAACAAGCATCAAAAGTCAGAAAactctaagggcagtgacacacggggagattagtctttgttgttgcgggcgactaatctccccgcaatgccatcccaccggctagaatgtaaatacgCGACGCCGCATTTTGCCTAAGGTGCCcaatgtttcctctcaaggcaacttcggcaaatcgcggcaccgcgtatgccaccccaccagtgttttacattctagccggtgggatggcattgcggggagattagtcgcccgcaacaacagagatttgttgtggcgccatgtacccctgccctaaagttttgaagcaaaggaaggatccttcagggaagggaagggacgtctgccatcgacttctacatgatctcggcaagttttagatgcagaattgtcagattcagattaaCAGCCGTTTGGATGCAACTTCTTTTTCCCACTCTGTTGAAGACAAAATGTAATAGGCTTCATTGAGATTTAAGGTGGAAATAAAAATTGACTAATATGAATTGCCCTTGGCTGTGGCCCACTAGAGCTTTGCTCCCCCAGGGAAAATGCTGCTCCTACTGCACTTTTTCAGGTTTCCTGGGGCTAACAAGCGCTTCCATGATGTTTCCCTATCTATAACGTAACCACCAAGGTCACTAACCCCACTAAtctccttagggtgaagacacactgagctactagtggcagttacttgtcatggctactaaaatgctgattatttactgataattgtctttacatgtgttttagcagaggcaattctcagtattgtctatggcagagtattttctggtgtttagcagctgtgaaaaagtagctactactagtagctctgtgtgtcttcaccctaagggtgaagacacacggagctactagtagcagctacttgtcacggctacagaaatagacaatgctgatcatttactgataattgtgtctctatgtgtgttttagcagcagcaattctcagtattgtctatggcagggcattttctggcctttagtagccatgacaaatagtTGCTACTATatgtagttccatgtgtcttcacccttagtgggGAACCTGCGCCAGTGCTAACCTGGATCCCTCTCCTCTCCAAGGCAAGTTCTTATAGGTCTACCCTGTCACTCGCTAGTCCTACACATTCAGCCGGGTCCACGTGTACAA
The sequence above is a segment of the Xenopus tropicalis strain Nigerian chromosome 7, UCB_Xtro_10.0, whole genome shotgun sequence genome. Coding sequences within it:
- the tnfrsf1a gene encoding tumor necrosis factor receptor superfamily member 1A precursor (The RefSeq protein has 8 substitutions, 1 non-frameshifting indel compared to this genomic sequence), producing the protein MVGHLLLMVLWLGVAPSFSIDVPLPAAILIRGEPVGVTALGGRQRRSLPENVTEEAKCAGDEYKHPDLNHCCKKCSAGYYRTQHCPEKNKVTVCQPCKEGTFTEISNYITRCKRCSSCISQNWQVVVRGCTQDKDTVCGCRRSQFQVKVANTFKCQNCSHCLNGTVSVPCNGYNDTICTCHYGFYFDWGSRKCLSCDMCNDQNCQQHCPPKLEVKTTNPEEIPYWLYALLGLLSLICLAGVTTLIVRKHLKKYIWNAHKVPSPSSMTDPKSLSESPLIVKTEDPQSLSSISGNIVHTGQYVQGAEEVLCKSLPLPDVTPIQCFQDPVELYTLVDNIPIPRWKEFARRLGLSDNDIDRSERDNRCCRDAQYNMLQTWKDRVGQSGSTRDTVCKVLREMELAGCIEKIQEFL